Part of the Raphanus sativus cultivar WK10039 unplaced genomic scaffold, ASM80110v3 Scaffold2411, whole genome shotgun sequence genome is shown below.
TTGTTTATTATAGTTATTGGTATGTATctatatctatatctatatatataattgagtTTGCTTTCTCCTGGGGCATGACAGCTAGGATCCAGTGTGGAAACTCAAGCCTTCTTGCGTGGACACGTCAGCAACTCACTGTTTCACTAAAGTGTGCTTTCTATTGTTTGGGCTTAGAGTTGGGCCTTCATGTTCTTCGTTTTCTTCCATCGGCAGAGGGACGGTTCAGTAACGGTGGTTTTTGATTTATTCGTCTTAAATCATTCAGAGGGACGGATTCCTCTTTCCGTCGGTGTTTATCCTCCAATAAAAAGGTCAGACTTCAACTCCCAACATCAATCCTTTTCGCTGACTCCTCTCTGTCACTTGAGCTTCCTCCGACAACAGGTATGTCAAAACCCGCTTCTCGCTTCTGGTCCTTTTTCTGCAACCACCGTGAAGATTTCGAAGCCTCCTTTGGATTCTGTAGAGGAGGTGCCCGCTAAATATTCAACGGAAAGCTCCGCGTCTGATAATGAAGGAGACAAGACTGATTTGCCAACCATcacgaaaatatttttttcagtaTGCGAAGTTGGTTAATGGAACTTGGGATCAGAAACAGATCGAGAGAGAAGGCGAAACATATTGGGATTCGG
Proteins encoded:
- the LOC130505598 gene encoding uncharacterized protein LOC130505598 isoform X1, producing MFFVFFHRQRDGSVTVVFDLFVLNHSEGRIPLSVGVYPPIKRSDFNSQHQSFSLTPLCHLSFLRQQRRCPLNIQRKAPRLIMKETRLICQPSRKYFFQYAKLVNGTWDQKQIEREGETYWDSVVVADANRRKWLGDNPETTTNAVFVDEKWRPSYICWKSTTSLTNLDYFEFVAGIQNIKDGYTPATCIRPESFFHCHYRNIDFYFRRTQELIKELSTPPPESEVLYFQTTVLRSERLLMV
- the LOC130505598 gene encoding uncharacterized protein LOC130505598 isoform X2, whose translation is MFFVFFHRQRDGSVTVVFDLFVLNHSEGRIPLSVGVYPPIKRSDFNSQHQSFSLTPLCHLSFLRQQRRCPLNIQRKAPRLIMKETRLICQPSRKYFFQYAKLVNGTWDQKQIEREGETYWDSVVVADANRRKWLGDNPETTTNAVFVDEKWRPSYICWKSTTSLTNLDYFEFVAGIQNIKDGYTPATCIRPESFFHCHYRNIDFYFRRTQELIKELSTPPPESEST